DNA from Arthrobacter sp. FW305-BF8:
TTCCGGCGGGCGTGCAGCCGCGCATCAAGCCCGCCGGGCAGGCGTTCGAGGACCTCGTCACCGCCATGCACGCCCAGCACGCCGTCCAGTTCCTCTACCTGGCCGGCAGCACGGGGCGGGAAGAGGAGCGCGTCGTTGAACCGTGGGGCCTCGGCAGCCGCTTCGGACAGTGGTACCTCGTGGGCTTTGACCGCGGCCGCGGCGCCAAGCGCTTCTTCCGGCTGTCACGCTTCACGTCCGCCGTGACAATTCTGGAGCGGGAGGCCTTCACCCCGCCCGCCGGTTTCAACGTGCGTGCCGACCTGGACAGCCTTCCCGAGCTCCCGGTCAGGGCCGCCGTCGTGGACGTCCGCAGCAGCAAGCTGCTGGGCCTGCGCAAGCGCGCCGCCGAGGCTACTGTGTCCCGGGACGCGGACCGGGAAGCGTCCCGGGGTAAGGAGGCCGACGCCGGGTGGGACCGGCTGACCGTCCCCTACCGTGACGCTGAGGTGCTCGGGGAGGAGCTGGCCTCCTACGGGCCGAACGTCAGGGTGGTCGGCCCAACGGAACTGTCCGCCGCCGTGCAGCGCCGCCTGGAGAACGCCGCCGCCTTCATCGACGCCCCGGTGCCGCCTTATTCGTTCGCGCATGCCGGGTCGGGAAAACGGACCCGCAAGCGCACGTCGGAGGACCAGCTCAAGCGGATGCTGCAGCTTGTCCCGTTCCTGGTCCGCAACCAAGGCCTGCCCATCGAGGAGGTCGCCGACAGGTTCGGGGTGACCCGGCAGGAACTGGAGGGCGATCTGCTGATCCTGATCTGTTCCGGTCTGCCGCAGGGATACCCCGACGAGCTGCTGGACATCCAGTGGGAGGAAGGGCACGTGTTCATCAGCCAGTCCATGGAGCTGAACCGGCCGGTCCGCTTCACCGTGGACGAGGCCTGCGCGCTGCTCACGGGCCTCGAGACCCTGAACGGCCTGCCCGAGCTGGCCGAGGGCAGCGCCCTGGAATCGGTGACGCTCAAGCTGATGGCCGCCGCGGGGGAGGAGGGGCTCCGTGCCGCTGCCCTCTCCGGGCCGGAGGTGGGCCCCGGCAACTCGGCCGACCTCGAGGTTATCCGGGACGCGATTGAATCAGGGTCCCAGCTGCACCTCGTCTACCTTTCCGCGCAGAAGGACACCCTGTCGGAGCGGGACGTGGATCCGCTGCGCCTCTACTCCATGGACAACACCTGGTACTTCGAGGCCTACTGCCATTCGGCGGCCGGGCTGCGGAATTTCCGGCTGGACCGGATCGAGGGCCTCACCCCCACCGGAAAGCCGGTCTCGTCCGGCATGAAGCCCGACGGCGGGTTCCCGGCAAAGCTGTTCACCCCCAATGACGACGACACCCTGGTCACCGTCCAGCTCACCGCGCGCGGTGCCGGGCTCGCGGACGATTACTATGCCGAGCGGACAGCGCCGTTGCCGGACGGGGGCCTGGTGGCCGAGATCCGGTTCGGCAACACGGCATGGCTCCCCATGTTTGTGGCCCAGCACGGCGGGACGGCACGGATCCTGGAACCTGAGTCGCTTGCCCGCGCCTCGCGGGACTGGATCGCGGCGGCCCTGGCCCAGTACAAGGGCTAGCCGGCACAACGGCTGGCCCGTACAACAGTTAACCTGTCCGGCAGTTAGACTACTCAGCATGCCTTGGTGGTCCTGGATTCTTATTTGGGTGGCGCTTGTGTCACTGTCGCTGCTGTTCTTCGTGCTCATGGGCGTTCGCCTGTTCCGCCAGTTCATGGCAACGGTCAAGGAGCTCGGCGAAGCGGGCGACAAACTCACCAGCCTTCCGGTTGCGGCGGCAGCGTCCGCGGGCGCGGACCCGTTGCCTGGCCCGTACGCCGTCGGGGTGGCGCCGGGCATGGCGCCTTTTGCCTCGCCGCACCAGATGCAGCATGATTACCACGCTTCCAAAGAGGCCCGCAGGGAGGCCCGGCGCCAGCGCCGGGTCCGCCGGAAGACCGATCGGGGCCAGCCCCAGCGGCTGCGCGACATCGAATTCAGATAAACGTAGGATGTAGCTAAACGAAAGGAACACCCACCATGAGGCTTGAAGGCTGGCATCTCATCATCATCATCGTCCTGGCTTTGGTGCTCTTCGCTGCACCGAAACTTCCCGGCATGGCCCGGAGCCTCGGCCAGTCGATGCGCATTTTCAAGTCGGAAGTCCGCGAAATGAAAAAGGACGGAGCCCCTGAAGCCAAGGACGGCTCGGATCCCGTCGAAGGCACCGTGGTCAATCACCCGCGTTCCGCCGCCACGGACAACCGTCCCGCAGACGGGAACGACGTTCCGCCGCCCAACCGCGCCTAGGATTTCGTGGCACTGACCATGAGTCGTCAATCCAACCCTGAGGGACGGATGGCTCTGCTGGACCATCTGCGCGAACTCAGGAACCGGCTGTTCAAATCCGCCATTGCCGTTGTGCTCGCCACAGTTGCGGGTTTCCTGGTCTACCAGCCCATGCTCGCGGCCCTGATCAAACCGATCAAGGACCTCAACGAGAGCGAGGGCCGGCAGGCGTCACTCAACTTCGACGGCGTGGCGAGCTCCTTCGATCTGATGATCCAGGTGTCGGTGTTCCTGGGATTGATCCTGGCCAGCCCGGTCTGGCTGTACCAGCTCTGGGCGTTCATCGTCCCCGGACTGCACAAGAAGGAACGCCGGCTGGCGTTGTCCTTCGTGGCGGCCGCAGTGCCGCTCTTCATCGGCGGCGTGACGATGGCATGGCTTGTCCTGCCCAATGCAGTCCGGGTCCTCACCGACTTCACGCCCTCCGGCGGGTCCAACTTCATCAGCGCGCAGGTCTACCTGTCCTTTGTGCTGCGGTTGCTGCTGGCGTTCGGCATCGCCTTCCTGCTCCCTGTTGTCCTGGTCGGGCTGAACCTCGCCGGAATCCTCCGCGGGGAGCAGCTCATCAAGAGTTGGCGCATCACAGTGTTCCTTGTCTGCCTGTTCGCAGCCATGGCCGCCCCCGGCGGCGACGCGATGAGCATGTTCTACCTTGCCGGCCCCATGCTCCTGCTCTTCTTCCTGGCCATCGGCCTGTGCGTCCTGAACGACCGCCGGCGGGCACGCCGGGCAGTGAAGCGCGCCGCTGAGACAGAGGCCACAGCCGATATCGGAACTCCGAGCAGCGAGCTGAAGAATCTCTAGGCACGCCACCGCTAGGCTTGAGGAATGTCCACCACCACTCCGTCGCCCTCCGAACGGTACCGCGCCAGCGCCGAACGGGCCGCGGAAGCAAAGACCCACTTGGGCGCGTTTTCCCGCACACTGAGCTTTGAACTGGATGACTTCCAGCGGCAGGCCTGCAAATCCCTGCAGGAAGGCCGCGGGGTGCTGGTCGCCGCGCCCACTGGTGCCGGCAAGACCATCGTGGGCGAGTTCGCCGTCTACCTGGCACTCCAGCGCGGACTGAAGTCCTTCTACACCACACCCATCAAGGCACTCAGCAACCAGAAATTCACCGAGCTGACGGAGAAATACGGCGAGGCGAACGTCGGCCTCCTGACAGGCGACACCAGCATCAACGGCGACGCACCCGTGGTGGTCATGACCACCGAGGTCCTCCGCAACATGCTCTACGCCGACTCCGACACTCTGTTCGACCTCGGCTTTGTGGTCATGGACGAGGTCCACTACCTGGCCGACCGTTTCCGGGGAGCAGTCTGGGAGGAAGTCATCATCCACCTGCCCAGCGAGGTGCAGGTGGCCTCCCTCAGCGCCACGGTGTCCAACGCCGAGGAGTTCGGCGCCTGGCTGGACACCGTCCGCGGCGACACCGACGTGATCGTCTCCGAGCACCGGCCCGTGCCGCTGTGGCAGCACGTCATGGTGGGCCGGGACATTCTGGACCTTTTCGCGGGCGAGACCACCTTCGACGAAATCGCCCCCGCCGGCAGCCCTGCGGCGGCGGATGCCCTGCCACTGGCGCCGTCACCCGAGGACGCCGGTCAGCGCGGTTTCGAGGTCAATCCTGAGCTGCTGACCCTCTCGCGGGCCGAAAGCCAGCTCAACTTCCAGGGGCGCTTCGGCCACGGCGGCCGGAGTCAGCGGCGCCAGCAGCGCCAGCGCTACGGCGACCGGCCCCAGCAGGAGACCCGTACCGCGGCACGGAGGGCCAGCCGCCCGCAGGTCATCGCAAGCCTTGACCGGCAGGACCTGCTGCCCGCCATAACCTTCATTTTTTCCCGGGCCGGGTGTGACGCCGCCGTCGCCCAGTGCGTGGCGTCCGGGCTCTGGCTCACCACGGAGCGGGAGCAGCGCATCATCGCCCAGCGCGTGGACGAAGCGGGCCAGGATATCCCCACTGACGACCTTGAAGTGCTGGGCTTCTGGAACTGGCGCGACGGGCTTCTCCGCGGCTTCGCGGCCCACCATGCCGGCATGCTTCCCACCTTCAAGGAAGTCGTCGAAAAACTCTTTGCCGACGGCCTCGTGAAGGCGGTTTTCGCCACCGAGACGCTGGCCCTCGGCATCAACATGCCCGCCCGCTCGGTGGTGCTGGAGAAGCTGGACAAGTTCAACGGCGAATCCCACGTGGACATCACGGCAGGGGAGTACACCCAGCTCACCGGCCGGGCGGGCCGGCGCGGCATTGACGTCGAAGGCCATGCCGTGGTCCTGTGGCAGCCGGGCACGGACCCGGCCGCCGTGGCCGGCCTTGCCTCCCGCCGGACGTATCCGCTG
Protein-coding regions in this window:
- the tatC gene encoding twin-arginine translocase subunit TatC, which translates into the protein MALLDHLRELRNRLFKSAIAVVLATVAGFLVYQPMLAALIKPIKDLNESEGRQASLNFDGVASSFDLMIQVSVFLGLILASPVWLYQLWAFIVPGLHKKERRLALSFVAAAVPLFIGGVTMAWLVLPNAVRVLTDFTPSGGSNFISAQVYLSFVLRLLLAFGIAFLLPVVLVGLNLAGILRGEQLIKSWRITVFLVCLFAAMAAPGGDAMSMFYLAGPMLLLFFLAIGLCVLNDRRRARRAVKRAAETEATADIGTPSSELKNL
- a CDS encoding helix-turn-helix transcriptional regulator, which codes for MSAQRTERLLNLLIALLNSRYGLRRSELREKIYAGGAASDAAFGRMFERDKNDLRDFGFDVETVTDLGWSSDDPGTTRYRIGKESNRLPDVELTPDEWAVLLLASQLWEQAALGTAASNALRKLQAAGGLVDVELPAGVQPRIKPAGQAFEDLVTAMHAQHAVQFLYLAGSTGREEERVVEPWGLGSRFGQWYLVGFDRGRGAKRFFRLSRFTSAVTILEREAFTPPAGFNVRADLDSLPELPVRAAVVDVRSSKLLGLRKRAAEATVSRDADREASRGKEADAGWDRLTVPYRDAEVLGEELASYGPNVRVVGPTELSAAVQRRLENAAAFIDAPVPPYSFAHAGSGKRTRKRTSEDQLKRMLQLVPFLVRNQGLPIEEVADRFGVTRQELEGDLLILICSGLPQGYPDELLDIQWEEGHVFISQSMELNRPVRFTVDEACALLTGLETLNGLPELAEGSALESVTLKLMAAAGEEGLRAAALSGPEVGPGNSADLEVIRDAIESGSQLHLVYLSAQKDTLSERDVDPLRLYSMDNTWYFEAYCHSAAGLRNFRLDRIEGLTPTGKPVSSGMKPDGGFPAKLFTPNDDDTLVTVQLTARGAGLADDYYAERTAPLPDGGLVAEIRFGNTAWLPMFVAQHGGTARILEPESLARASRDWIAAALAQYKG
- the tatA gene encoding Sec-independent protein translocase subunit TatA; translated protein: MRLEGWHLIIIIVLALVLFAAPKLPGMARSLGQSMRIFKSEVREMKKDGAPEAKDGSDPVEGTVVNHPRSAATDNRPADGNDVPPPNRA
- a CDS encoding alkaline shock response membrane anchor protein AmaP produces the protein MPWWSWILIWVALVSLSLLFFVLMGVRLFRQFMATVKELGEAGDKLTSLPVAAAASAGADPLPGPYAVGVAPGMAPFASPHQMQHDYHASKEARREARRQRRVRRKTDRGQPQRLRDIEFR
- a CDS encoding DEAD/DEAH box helicase — translated: MSTTTPSPSERYRASAERAAEAKTHLGAFSRTLSFELDDFQRQACKSLQEGRGVLVAAPTGAGKTIVGEFAVYLALQRGLKSFYTTPIKALSNQKFTELTEKYGEANVGLLTGDTSINGDAPVVVMTTEVLRNMLYADSDTLFDLGFVVMDEVHYLADRFRGAVWEEVIIHLPSEVQVASLSATVSNAEEFGAWLDTVRGDTDVIVSEHRPVPLWQHVMVGRDILDLFAGETTFDEIAPAGSPAAADALPLAPSPEDAGQRGFEVNPELLTLSRAESQLNFQGRFGHGGRSQRRQQRQRYGDRPQQETRTAARRASRPQVIASLDRQDLLPAITFIFSRAGCDAAVAQCVASGLWLTTEREQRIIAQRVDEAGQDIPTDDLEVLGFWNWRDGLLRGFAAHHAGMLPTFKEVVEKLFADGLVKAVFATETLALGINMPARSVVLEKLDKFNGESHVDITAGEYTQLTGRAGRRGIDVEGHAVVLWQPGTDPAAVAGLASRRTYPLNSSFQPTYNMSINLLAQFGRQRAREILESSFAQFQADRSVVGLARQVRSREESLAGYAKSMTCHLGDFTEYARLRRELSDAENFTSRSKSRARKSLNEDSLSRLLPGDVVDVPAGRAPGFAVVLSSDHSSREPRPAILTLENQLRRIGVDDLEGPIAPLTRIRIPKSFNAKVPKSRRDLASSVRNALRENRPPARGSSRNTDFGLGSAMQNQEKKIADLRRALRAHPCHGCSEREDHARWSERWWKLRKETDGLVRQIQGRTNTIAKTFDRVCDVLSAYGYLESTEDGQHRISTDGQRLRRIYGEKDLLISQALRQGAFDDLDAVEVAAFASVLVYQAKREDRGLRPRMPSVSLETAVDIAVHEWSALEDVEEQNKLPLTGEPELGLVWPMYKWARGRHLQEVLSGTDLAAGDFVRWVKQVIDLLDQLAKIPGLDPRLARLCAEAIKQIRRGVVAYSTVG